The following proteins come from a genomic window of Bradyrhizobium paxllaeri:
- a CDS encoding DUF2269 family protein, with protein MFYFLLKMAHIIGAAVLLGTGAGIAFFMLVAHLRGDPREIAGVARTVVLADFLFTASAVILQPITGTWLAWSSGYSLRDGWITASIALYVVVGAFWLPVVWMQMRMRDLAVHAVKTDANLPAEYHRLFRRWFAFGFPAFAAVLMIFWLMIARPVIPYWD; from the coding sequence ATGTTCTATTTCCTTCTCAAGATGGCGCATATCATTGGAGCCGCCGTGCTGCTCGGCACAGGTGCCGGTATCGCTTTCTTCATGCTGGTGGCGCATCTGCGCGGCGACCCACGCGAGATAGCGGGCGTCGCACGGACGGTGGTGCTTGCCGACTTTCTGTTTACGGCGAGTGCCGTGATCCTTCAGCCGATCACCGGCACCTGGCTCGCCTGGTCGAGCGGATATTCCCTGCGCGATGGATGGATTACAGCGTCGATCGCACTCTATGTAGTGGTCGGCGCCTTTTGGCTTCCGGTGGTGTGGATGCAGATGCGGATGCGCGACCTTGCCGTTCACGCGGTCAAGACGGACGCCAACCTGCCGGCTGAATACCACCGCCTTTTTCGCCGGTGGTTTGCCTTTGGGTTTCCGGCATTCGCCGCGGTGCTCATGATCTTCTGGCTGATGATCGCCCGTCCGGTCATTCCATACTGGGATTAG
- a CDS encoding SDR family oxidoreductase, with amino-acid sequence MRVLLVGGTGLIGSAIHARLSAEGHECVLVSRHTSIVQNARHVALDITQATDASAWKPALAGIDAVINAAGALQGQDMQGVHVAGSAALYAACESAGVRRVILFSAIGTNREVRSDFSRTKQEGEAALTTRDLDWVVLRPSVVVGRAAYGGSALLRGLASLPVLPVMPGTAPIQPVHLDDVVETILFFLKPGAPSRIALDLAGPRQMAFSDAVALFRRWLRWRPAYRLHLPAWAASGAYLAGDAAQRLGWPTPVNSTAEAEMRRGATGDPGPWRRATGLVPYDLEPALASEPASVQERWFARLYALKPLIFGVFGLFWIVTGIISLGPGWEIGMSYVREGGLGENVAALTVIAGALADIIIGLAILWRPSSRYGLWAAFIISLVYVVIGTVLVPRLWADPLGPMLKIWPVLMLNLVAMAIREDR; translated from the coding sequence ATGCGTGTCCTTCTCGTTGGCGGTACAGGCCTGATCGGATCGGCGATCCACGCAAGGCTCTCCGCCGAAGGGCATGAATGCGTGTTGGTGTCGCGCCACACATCCATCGTGCAGAACGCGCGTCACGTCGCGCTCGATATTACGCAGGCGACGGATGCTTCTGCGTGGAAGCCAGCCCTCGCAGGTATCGATGCCGTCATCAATGCGGCGGGCGCCCTGCAAGGCCAGGACATGCAGGGCGTTCATGTCGCCGGCAGCGCCGCGCTCTACGCGGCCTGCGAAAGCGCAGGTGTCCGCCGCGTGATCCTGTTCTCGGCGATCGGCACCAATCGCGAAGTACGAAGCGACTTTTCCCGCACCAAGCAGGAGGGCGAAGCAGCCCTGACGACGCGCGACCTCGATTGGGTCGTGCTGCGGCCTTCCGTCGTGGTCGGCCGGGCTGCTTATGGCGGCAGCGCGCTGTTGCGGGGGCTTGCGTCCCTACCGGTTCTGCCGGTCATGCCGGGCACGGCGCCGATTCAACCCGTGCATCTGGATGATGTCGTCGAAACGATTCTGTTCTTTCTGAAGCCGGGCGCACCTTCGCGCATCGCGCTGGATCTGGCCGGCCCGCGGCAGATGGCGTTCAGTGACGCCGTCGCACTGTTTCGCCGCTGGCTGCGCTGGCGGCCCGCTTACCGTCTGCATCTGCCCGCATGGGCGGCCTCCGGCGCTTACCTCGCCGGGGATGCAGCACAGAGGCTGGGCTGGCCAACGCCGGTCAACTCAACGGCAGAGGCCGAAATGCGGCGCGGCGCGACCGGCGATCCCGGCCCTTGGCGTCGGGCGACAGGACTAGTGCCATACGACCTTGAGCCCGCGCTCGCAAGCGAACCCGCCTCGGTGCAGGAGCGCTGGTTTGCGCGGCTCTACGCGCTGAAGCCGCTGATATTCGGCGTCTTCGGTCTGTTTTGGATCGTCACCGGAATCATTTCACTGGGGCCGGGCTGGGAAATCGGCATGTCGTATGTCCGGGAAGGCGGGCTGGGCGAGAATGTCGCCGCGCTCACGGTCATCGCGGGCGCCCTCGCCGACATCATCATTGGCCTCGCAATTCTTTGGCGACCCTCAAGCCGCTATGGCCTATGGGCGGCCTTTATCATTTCTCTGGTGTATGTCGTGATCGGGACGGTGTTGGTGCCGCGATTATGGGCCGATCCGCTCGGGCCCATGCTGAAGATCTGGCCTGTTCTGATGCTTAATCTGGTCGCCATGGCGATTCGGGAAGACCGCTGA
- a CDS encoding DUF3072 domain-containing protein — translation MPEEPMMTEAQRDELKTLCLKADVPDKSGELLTQDGAQHFIDELKKQIAERK, via the coding sequence ATGCCGGAAGAGCCGATGATGACCGAAGCTCAACGGGACGAGCTCAAGACTCTCTGCCTGAAGGCGGACGTGCCGGACAAATCGGGCGAGTTGCTAACCCAGGATGGGGCCCAGCATTTTATCGACGAACTGAAGAAGCAGATCGCAGAGCGCAAATAG
- a CDS encoding diguanylate cyclase, with protein MGPDEVLRGMLMYFVLPLWLAAGFADYLCHRASHIEKTSGWKESLLHLAQFAEMTVPVLAALFLEITSSVILLMMTFLVLHEATAIWDVRYAAARRDVSPAEQHVHSVLEMLPLTGLLLVIALHWPAFAALFGFGTPDFSFRLKQAPLPLTYIVTMLSLTALLEVLPYLEELARGLRYSDRRAKD; from the coding sequence ATGGGACCCGACGAGGTCCTGCGTGGGATGCTGATGTATTTTGTCCTGCCGCTTTGGCTGGCCGCCGGCTTTGCCGATTATCTCTGTCATCGCGCCAGCCACATCGAGAAAACCAGCGGCTGGAAAGAGTCTCTTCTGCATCTCGCCCAGTTCGCTGAGATGACTGTTCCGGTGCTGGCCGCGCTGTTTCTCGAAATCACATCGAGCGTGATTCTGCTGATGATGACGTTCTTGGTCCTTCACGAAGCCACCGCGATCTGGGACGTTCGCTACGCGGCAGCGAGGCGCGACGTTTCGCCGGCCGAGCAGCATGTTCACAGCGTTCTCGAGATGCTTCCGCTAACGGGATTGCTGCTCGTCATCGCGCTTCACTGGCCGGCCTTTGCGGCATTGTTTGGCTTCGGAACGCCGGACTTTTCATTCAGGCTCAAGCAAGCGCCGCTTCCCCTGACCTATATTGTCACGATGCTGTCCTTGACCGCGCTGCTCGAAGTCTTGCCTTACCTTGAAGAGCTGGCTCGCGGCTTGCGCTATAGCGACCGCCGAGCGAAGGACTAG
- a CDS encoding NAD(P)/FAD-dependent oxidoreductase — protein sequence MKIDVVIVGGGPAGLSAGLILGRCHRQVLLCDDGQPRNGASQAIHGMLGREGRSPSTFLEEARQELSCYKSVSFRRTRVTELRPTEDGFAFVCADGTGGLASKVLLATGMVDELPEIAGIEPLYGISVHHCLYCDGFEYAGKPVAALGKGDKGADLAVMMKHWIADVVACSDGAEVSANAARKLKQHGIPLRNERVVALEGAKGVLANIKLENAPDLERAGLFFSTGCHQASDLSQRLGCTRDVKGGVVTDPETEETSVPGVYVAGDVSRDVLLVSIAIAEGAKAAVAINKAFLRRDGFCD from the coding sequence ATGAAAATCGACGTGGTTATCGTCGGCGGAGGACCTGCCGGATTGAGTGCTGGCCTGATCTTGGGGCGATGCCACCGGCAGGTTCTGCTTTGTGATGATGGACAGCCGCGCAACGGCGCATCGCAGGCCATCCACGGCATGCTCGGACGCGAAGGCCGGTCTCCATCCACGTTTCTTGAGGAAGCCCGGCAGGAACTGAGCTGCTACAAGTCGGTTTCATTCCGGAGGACGCGGGTGACCGAACTCAGACCTACAGAGGACGGCTTTGCATTTGTCTGTGCCGACGGCACGGGCGGCCTCGCGTCGAAAGTCCTTCTCGCCACGGGTATGGTGGACGAACTCCCGGAGATAGCGGGGATCGAGCCCCTCTACGGGATTTCCGTCCACCACTGTCTGTATTGCGACGGCTTTGAGTATGCAGGCAAACCTGTAGCTGCGCTCGGCAAGGGGGATAAGGGGGCGGACCTTGCGGTCATGATGAAGCACTGGATAGCGGATGTCGTAGCTTGCAGCGACGGCGCCGAGGTCAGCGCGAATGCAGCGCGGAAGCTGAAGCAGCACGGAATCCCCCTGCGGAACGAACGGGTCGTTGCCCTTGAAGGCGCGAAGGGGGTGCTCGCGAACATCAAGTTAGAAAACGCACCCGATCTGGAGCGGGCAGGTCTGTTCTTTTCAACCGGTTGTCATCAGGCGTCCGACCTGTCTCAGCGCCTTGGTTGCACGCGGGATGTCAAAGGCGGAGTCGTTACAGACCCCGAGACTGAGGAAACCAGTGTCCCTGGCGTATATGTGGCCGGGGACGTGTCACGCGACGTTCTACTTGTATCAATCGCGATCGCAGAAGGCGCCAAGGCGGCGGTCGCTATCAACAAGGCCTTCCTGCGCCGTGACGGGTTTTGCGACTGA
- a CDS encoding response regulator, translated as MTLPSVALVVEDDELQRELLSDFLKEERMDVISCESAEAAELIIASAGPELSLLVTDFRLAGNGTGADVASFAKDRFPHLPVIIVSGDNNFSIPVGVRFLKKPFSPSESLPWTLQETSSAALALTPLLIGADEPGREILHPVA; from the coding sequence ATGACCCTTCCCTCGGTTGCACTAGTCGTTGAAGACGACGAACTACAGCGCGAGTTGCTGAGCGACTTCCTAAAGGAAGAGCGTATGGACGTAATCAGTTGTGAAAGCGCGGAGGCCGCGGAACTTATCATTGCGAGCGCAGGTCCAGAGCTAAGCTTGTTGGTGACGGACTTCCGACTTGCGGGCAATGGCACGGGTGCAGACGTGGCATCCTTCGCGAAGGATCGATTTCCGCATCTTCCGGTGATCATCGTATCGGGCGACAATAACTTTTCGATTCCTGTAGGTGTCCGGTTTTTGAAAAAGCCATTCAGTCCGTCGGAATCCTTGCCGTGGACCCTCCAGGAGACTAGCTCCGCCGCGCTTGCCCTTACGCCGTTGCTGATCGGCGCGGACGAACCGGGCCGGGAGATCCTGCATCCCGTCGCCTAA
- a CDS encoding DUF72 domain-containing protein, producing the protein MKSSVYVGCSGWRYWNWRDSFYAGVPQEKWFEHYLKRFDTVEINASFYSWPTVANVQAWRRQPGKRKFIYTVKVCELVSHVKSFKGTRTLIRDFGTIADILGERMGCFLFQLPPSYRYSNARLNAIVSQLDPARRNVVEFRHASWWNEEVYAAFRNAGIIFCSCSGPRLPDELIRTADEVYIRLHGPKRWYRHDYSKGELAIWADRIRASGAKRAWIYFNNDNEAHAPENAAALRRMLSRTVGQRPD; encoded by the coding sequence TTGAAGTCATCAGTCTATGTGGGATGCTCGGGCTGGCGTTACTGGAACTGGCGGGACTCGTTCTATGCAGGTGTTCCACAGGAAAAGTGGTTCGAGCACTACCTGAAGCGCTTCGACACCGTCGAAATCAACGCATCCTTCTATTCCTGGCCGACGGTTGCCAACGTCCAGGCTTGGCGGCGCCAGCCCGGCAAGAGGAAGTTCATCTACACCGTCAAGGTCTGTGAGCTCGTCAGTCATGTAAAATCGTTCAAGGGCACAAGGACACTCATTCGGGATTTTGGCACCATCGCTGATATTCTAGGTGAAAGGATGGGCTGCTTCCTGTTCCAGCTGCCGCCGAGCTACCGCTATTCAAACGCGCGGCTGAACGCGATCGTGAGCCAACTCGATCCTGCGCGCCGCAACGTGGTGGAGTTTAGGCACGCCAGCTGGTGGAATGAGGAAGTTTATGCCGCGTTCCGAAACGCCGGAATTATCTTCTGCTCCTGCAGCGGGCCGCGTCTGCCCGACGAACTTATCCGGACAGCCGACGAAGTTTACATTCGCCTGCATGGTCCCAAGCGCTGGTATCGGCACGACTACTCCAAGGGCGAGCTGGCGATCTGGGCGGACAGGATCAGGGCGAGTGGTGCGAAAAGAGCCTGGATTTACTTCAACAACGACAATGAAGCTCATGCACCAGAAAACGCGGCAGCTCTGCGGCGAATGCTAAGCCGTACCGTTGGCCAAAGGCCGGACTAG
- a CDS encoding DUF892 family protein — MYHHVKKLMFTVRVDEPDPRFGNMLLEQFGGANGELAAAMQYSIQGLNCEDPDRKDLLMDIGTEELSHLEIVGTLARMHLQPTKFDRQAAEADPLIAIAGGGGVNLFNSQGNAWTADYLKITGELDVDLRSNIAAEARAKIVYERLINFCDDAGTKDALQFLMTREITHMKAFALALESMGKPAFSIGRIAPTPGLVDQYFNDSTGTGEHGEIDTRGPWNEGNGWVFTESPAIQAEPGASAAIVTESSPPAEQAGLSDLLIDELRDILHAEKQLTKALPKMAEAARFDQLRELFEQHLVETENQVERINECFELLSKTARAKPCKGMMGLVEEGQEIMAEGEEKDDAAADLALIGAAQRVEHYEISAYTTAKNLAQQLRHSAVVALLSKSLAEEENSDQLLNQVARSLMSVAKMPAAIEQAE; from the coding sequence ATGTACCATCATGTCAAGAAGCTGATGTTCACCGTCCGCGTCGATGAACCGGACCCTCGTTTTGGCAATATGCTTCTTGAACAATTCGGCGGCGCCAACGGCGAACTCGCGGCCGCGATGCAATATTCGATTCAGGGCTTGAACTGCGAGGATCCGGATCGCAAGGATCTGCTGATGGATATCGGCACCGAGGAACTGAGCCATCTCGAAATCGTGGGCACCCTGGCCCGCATGCACCTCCAGCCGACGAAATTCGATCGCCAGGCGGCCGAAGCCGATCCCCTGATTGCGATCGCGGGCGGCGGCGGAGTGAACCTGTTCAATTCCCAGGGCAACGCCTGGACTGCCGATTACCTCAAGATCACGGGCGAGCTCGACGTCGACCTGCGCAGCAACATTGCCGCCGAAGCCCGCGCCAAGATCGTTTATGAGCGGCTGATCAATTTCTGCGATGACGCTGGCACAAAGGACGCGCTGCAGTTCTTGATGACCCGGGAAATTACCCACATGAAGGCCTTCGCGTTGGCACTCGAGAGCATGGGCAAGCCCGCCTTCAGCATCGGTCGCATCGCGCCCACGCCTGGATTGGTCGACCAGTACTTCAACGACTCCACCGGAACGGGAGAGCATGGTGAGATCGACACTCGCGGTCCATGGAACGAGGGCAACGGTTGGGTTTTTACAGAATCGCCGGCCATACAGGCCGAACCCGGCGCCTCCGCAGCAATCGTTACGGAAAGTTCGCCGCCGGCCGAGCAAGCCGGGTTGAGCGACCTGTTGATCGATGAGCTCCGCGACATCCTTCACGCCGAGAAACAACTGACGAAAGCGCTTCCCAAGATGGCGGAAGCCGCGCGCTTCGATCAATTGCGCGAACTCTTCGAGCAGCATCTCGTCGAGACCGAGAATCAAGTGGAGCGCATCAATGAGTGCTTCGAGCTCCTCAGCAAAACGGCTCGCGCCAAACCTTGCAAGGGCATGATGGGGCTCGTGGAGGAAGGCCAGGAGATTATGGCCGAGGGCGAAGAAAAGGACGATGCCGCGGCCGACCTCGCATTGATCGGAGCGGCGCAGCGTGTGGAGCACTATGAGATCTCGGCTTACACGACGGCGAAGAACCTCGCCCAGCAATTACGCCACAGCGCAGTCGTCGCGCTGCTGTCGAAGTCGCTGGCGGAAGAAGAGAATTCGGATCAGTTACTCAACCAAGTCGCTCGATCGCTGATGTCAGTAGCGAAAATGCCTGCCGCGATTGAACAGGCCGAATAG
- a CDS encoding FAD-dependent oxidoreductase has translation MASTSLWMDTDIAPTAGVLDGVRECDVAIIGSGIAGISTAYELCRRGKSVIVIDRGRICGGMTSRTSAHLAPLCDDLVSEMKKIRGKEATTRFCDSQAAAVDRIEEIQKKEKIDCDFRRLDGFLFQGHGMPADIIDEELEAVREVGAPVHRLVGVPFTGCEKRHVLRYPKQATFHPLKYLAGVAQACEESGATFFRDSPVEEVTEENGIVTAKTARGVIRARHAVVATNSSISDRFAIHTKTAPYRTYVITFEIDRGALPDALYWDTEDPYHYVRLQPGQANTDYILVGGEDHKSGEADDAEDRFRKLEAWARGLISGLGKETHRWSGQVLDTIDYSGFIGRDPGGTNIYVAMGDSGQGLTHGVAGAMLNAGLIMGEDHPWKEIYAPGRVPLKAAKNFVAENVTALKSFAEYVAPGELTSLEALPRGDGAIIRRGLEKIAAYRDMKGALHLNSASCTHVGCHLHWNSFETCWDCPCHGSIFDVKGQPINAPAIGPLARVQE, from the coding sequence ATGGCCAGCACATCTCTTTGGATGGATACTGACATTGCCCCGACCGCGGGAGTTCTGGACGGCGTCCGAGAATGCGACGTCGCCATCATCGGCTCTGGCATTGCCGGCATTTCGACCGCGTATGAGCTCTGCAGGCGAGGCAAATCCGTTATTGTCATCGATCGCGGACGCATCTGCGGAGGCATGACATCGAGGACTTCAGCCCATCTTGCCCCTTTGTGCGATGATCTCGTCAGCGAGATGAAAAAGATCAGGGGCAAGGAGGCGACGACGCGTTTTTGCGACAGCCAGGCGGCTGCGGTCGACCGCATCGAAGAAATCCAGAAGAAGGAGAAAATCGATTGCGACTTTCGCCGTCTCGACGGGTTCCTCTTCCAGGGTCACGGTATGCCGGCAGACATCATCGATGAAGAGCTGGAGGCAGTCCGCGAAGTCGGCGCGCCGGTCCACAGGCTCGTGGGTGTGCCCTTTACCGGCTGCGAGAAGCGTCACGTCCTGCGCTATCCCAAGCAGGCGACCTTTCATCCGCTCAAGTATCTTGCCGGCGTTGCGCAGGCTTGCGAGGAGAGCGGCGCGACTTTTTTCCGTGACAGCCCTGTTGAGGAAGTAACTGAAGAGAATGGCATTGTGACCGCGAAAACAGCACGCGGCGTCATTCGCGCCCGGCACGCGGTCGTCGCGACCAACTCCTCGATATCTGACCGCTTCGCCATTCACACCAAGACGGCGCCATACCGGACATATGTGATCACGTTTGAAATCGATCGCGGCGCGCTGCCCGATGCCCTCTACTGGGATACGGAAGACCCCTACCATTATGTCCGCCTGCAGCCAGGCCAGGCAAATACCGATTACATTCTCGTCGGTGGTGAGGACCACAAAAGCGGAGAAGCCGACGACGCGGAGGATCGATTCAGAAAGCTTGAAGCATGGGCGCGCGGCTTGATCTCCGGCCTCGGCAAAGAAACGCATCGCTGGTCAGGGCAAGTGCTCGACACCATCGATTACTCCGGCTTCATTGGCCGCGATCCCGGGGGCACGAATATCTATGTCGCGATGGGCGATTCCGGACAAGGCCTCACGCACGGCGTTGCTGGCGCGATGCTGAATGCCGGACTGATCATGGGCGAAGACCATCCATGGAAGGAAATCTACGCGCCGGGCCGCGTCCCGCTGAAGGCCGCGAAGAATTTCGTGGCGGAGAATGTAACAGCGCTCAAGAGCTTTGCTGAATATGTGGCCCCAGGCGAGCTCACTTCACTCGAAGCGCTGCCGCGCGGCGACGGCGCCATCATCCGGCGCGGCCTTGAGAAGATTGCCGCCTATCGCGACATGAAGGGAGCGCTGCATTTGAATTCGGCGAGTTGCACCCATGTCGGCTGCCATCTGCACTGGAACAGTTTTGAGACTTGCTGGGATTGCCCTTGCCACGGCTCAATCTTCGACGTGAAAGGACAACCCATCAACGCGCCGGCTATCGGCCCGCTTGCCCGCGTTCAGGAATAA